From a single Solanum dulcamara chromosome 4, daSolDulc1.2, whole genome shotgun sequence genomic region:
- the LOC129887844 gene encoding putative pentatricopeptide repeat-containing protein At1g10330 gives MCVLLSLGCIHTSARKLFDEIPELCVVSYNAMLDACGKNGDMGLGFLMFSRMPYRDVYSWTSMIHGYMKNGCSEVAIKFFQKMMVHEDVKRGLVKPNEATFVSVLSSCTFLDFGVALYLGRQVHAYMVKNEELSVFMTTALIAFYGKMGCLVSASKIFDAMVSKQVFSWNAMISSLALNGGEKHALMMYEKVRAKGLQPNEITFVAVLSACARAKLVDFGFKLFEAMSHESELVAKMEHYGCVVDLLGRAGLLQEAYDFINKMPFEADATVLGALMSACRLHGAIELGNEVAKLLLESQPNHSGRYVQLSSIYAGAERWDHAAALRKAMLDTGIHKVPSHSFI, from the coding sequence ATGTGTGTACTTCTTTCATTGGGCTGTATTCACACAAGTGCACGTAAGCTGTTCGATGAAATTCCTGAACTGTGTGTTGTCTCGTATAATGCTATGCTTGATGCTTGTGGGAAAAATGGAGATATGGGTTTGGGGTTCTTGATGTTTTCTCGCATGCCTTATAGAGATGTTTATTCATGGACTAGTATGATTCATGGGTACATGAAGAACGGGTGCTCTGAAGTTGCTATTAAGTTTTTCCAGAAAATGATGGTGCACGAGGATGTGAAGCGCGGTCTAGTGAAGCCAAATGAGGCTACGTTTGTTAGTGTTCTTTCTTCTTGCACGTTTTTGGATTTTGGTGTGGCGTTATATCTAGGGAGGCAAGTACATGCTTACATGGTAAAGAATGAGGAGTTGAGTGTCTTCATGACGACCGCATTGATCGCGTTTTATGGGAAGATGGGTTGTTTGGTTTCTGCTTCAAAGATATTTGATGCAATGGTTAGCAAACAAGTTTTCTCTTGGAATGCTATGATTTCTTCCCTAGCTTTGAATGGAGGAGAGAAGCATGCATTAATGATGTATGAGAAGGTGAGGGCAAAGGGGCTGCAACCAAATGAGATTACCTTCGTGGCTGTTCTATCAGCTTGTGCGCGTGCCAAGCTTGTCGATTTCGGTTTTAAATTGTTTGAAGCAATGTCACATGAATCTGAACTCGTAGCTAAGATGGAACATTATGGTTGTGTGGTTGATCTCTTAGGGAGAGCTGGGCTACTACAGGAAGCGTACGACTTCATAAACAAGATGCCTTTTGAAGCTGATGCCACTGTCTTGGGGGCTCTGATGAGTGCTTGTAGACTTCATGGAGCTATTGAATTGGGAAATGAAGTAGCAAAACTACTGCTTGAGTCACAACCGAATCATTCAGGGCGTTATGTGCAACTCTCAAGCATTTATGCTGGCGCAGAGAGGTGGGATCATGCTGCTGCCTTGAGAAAAGCAATGTTAGATACTGGAATACACAAGGTTCCATCCCACAGTTTTATTTAG
- the LOC129887840 gene encoding IQ domain-containing protein IQM2-like — MGLSFSRPVASHSDSEIGLDSIIVKSIDFGHDERKTPLRSVSFKSQDTEPTILQSDGSGRMLIEKTVSFRTMGRAMELKKTSLEEKHDFSEFRRLGSMNGESQKSPLAYTSSPKHEAALKLQKVYKSFRTRRKLADCAVLIEQSWWKLLDFAELKHSSISFFDLDKHETAVSRWSRARTRAAKVGKGLSKNSKAQKLALQHWLEAIDPRHRYGHNLHFYYVKWLHSQSKEPFFYWLDIGEGKEVNIVDKCPRWKLQQQCIKYLGPMERKAYEVEVEDGKLFYKETGKLLDTTDEPKGTKWIFVLSTSKTLYVGKKTKGTFQHSSFLAGGATLAAGRIVAEQGVLKAVWPHSGHYRPTPENFQDFISFMTENNVDLNDVKLDSDEDEEESIGKKSGVFLRGDSSEDDLQKDVLETEENDLEESTSEKRDLKVQEQAADIQLSDSKPSHNFSIKLPNLQIPRNDDFLEKLKNESEAAKSISNLESPIDGYETARELFAPEQDQMDLKHSSSVDELDESKEEIIPDESIIHRINSHKDLKSYQLGKQLSCRWSTGAGPRIGCLRDYPSQLQSHALEQVSLSPRSACRLKMSFPSRASTPTSLSRVMQLSCSLSPMGNKTLSCLSSKYSSPPHKGP, encoded by the exons ATGGGGTTATCCTTTTCGCGCCCAGTTGCCTCTCATAGTGATTCGGAAATTGGCCTTGATTCTATCATTGTGAAATCTATTGATTTTGGacacgatgagcggaagacaccATTGCGGTCAGTTAGCTTCAAGAGCCAAGATACAGAACCAACAATATTGCAATCAGATGGCTCCGGAAGGATGTTGATAGAAAAAACCGTCAGCTTTAGGACAATGGGAAGAGCAATGGAGTTAAAGAAAACTTCATTAGAAGAGAAGCACGATTTTAGTGAGTTTCGGAGGTTAGGAAGCATGAATGGAGAGTCTCAAAAATCTCCTCTAGCATATACTAGCAGCCCCAAACATGAGGCAGCTTTAAAGTTGCAGAAAGTGTACAAGAGTTTTAGGACTAGAAGAAAATTAGCAGACTGTGCAGTACTTATAGAGCAAAGCTG GTGGAAGCTACTAGATTTTGCTGAACTCAAGCATAGttctatttcattttttgaTCTTGATAAACACGAGACAGCAGTTTCTCGTTGGTCGAGGGCAAGAACTAGAGCAGCCAAG GTTGGCAAGGGATTATCTAAGAATAGCAAAGCCCAGAAACTAGCTCTACAGCACTGGCTTGAAGCT ATCGACCCACGACATCGTTATGGACACAACTTGCATTTCTATTATGTCAAATGGTTGCATTCTCAAAGCAAAGAGCCCTTCTTCTACTG GTTGGATATTGGAGAAGGAAAAGAAGTGAATATTGTTGATAAATGCCCTCGATGGAAACTTCAGCAGCAGTGCATTAAGTACCTTGGTCCG ATGGAAAGAAAGGCTTATGAAGTTGAGGTAGAAGATGGGAAACTCTTCTACAAGGAAACCGGGAAGCTCCTTGACACGACTGATGAACCGAAAGGCACTAAGTGGATTTTCGTCCTCAGCACCTCGAAAACCTTATACGTTGGCAAGAAAACTAAAGGCACATTTCAGCACTCTAGTTTCTTGGCTGGAGGAGCTACATTAGCTGCTGGGAGAATAGTTGCAGAACAAGGAGTATTGAAG GCTGTCTGGCCTCATAGTGGACATTACCGACCTACCCCAGAAAATTTCCAGGACTTCATTTCATTCATGACAGAGAATAATGTCGACCTCAATGATGTTAAGCTTGACTCTGATGAAGACGAGGAAGAATCGATTGGCAAGAAGAGTGGCGTTTTCCTCAGAGGTGACTCTTCTGAGGATGACTTACAAAAAGATGTGTTGGAGACAGAAGAGAATGATCTGGAAGAGTCAACTTCAGAGAAAAGAGACTTAAAAGTTCAAGAGCAGGCTGCTGATATACAACTTTCCGATTCAAAACCATCTCATAACTTCAGTATCAAATTGCCTAATCTTCAAATTCCCCGGAATGATGATTTCTTAGAGAAATTAAAGAATGAAAGTGAAGCTGCTAAATCTATTTCCAACTTAGAATCACCAATAGACGGGTATGAAACAGCAAGAGAATTGTTTGCTCCCGAACAAGATCAAATGGATTTAAAACACAGCTCTTCTGttgatgaacttgatgaaaGTAAAGAGGAGATAATTCCAGACGAATCTATCATCCACAGGATAAATTCACACAAGGATCTTAAATCGTATCAGTTGGGAAAGCAACTGTCTTGCAGATGGAGCACAGGAGCTGGACCTCGAATCGGATGCTTGAGGGATTACCCCTCACAGCTGCAATCCCATGCTTTAGAACAAGTGAGCTTGTCCCCGAGAAGTGCTTGCCGTCTCAAGATGAGCTTCCCTTCAAGGGCATCAACGCCAACGAGCTTGAGCCGGGTAATGCAGCTTTCCTGTTCCCTTTCTCCTATGGGGAACAAAACTTTATCTTGTCTCAGTAGCAAATATTCCTCTCCACCACATAAAGGACCCTAA
- the LOC129887841 gene encoding receptor-like protein Cf-9 homolog gives MGCVKLVFFMLYPFLCQLVFSSYLPHLCPKDQALALLQFKHMFTINPNVSDYCFDITYETIQSRNLLWNKSTDCCSWNGVHCDDTTGQVIELDLSCRQLQGKFHSNSSLFQLSNLKRLNLSYNDFSGSIISPKFGEFSSLTHLDLSSSRFTGVIPVEISHLSKLHILHINFYELSFGPNNFELLLKNLTQLRELDLDSVNLSSTIPLNFSSYLTSLKLSSTQLRGVLPERVFHLSDLESLELSYNPQLTVGFPTTKWNSSASLKKLYLSGVNFTGRIPESFSHLTSLHELDMSYSNLSGLILKPLWNLTNIEFLYLEHNYLEGPISQFSRFGKLRELILGNNSFDGQLEFLSFNRSWTQLEELEILSNYLTGPIPSNVSGLQNLQFLDFSSNYLNGTIPSWIFSLSSLRALYLRNNTFSGKIQEFKSKILSVVALNQNQLQGPIPNSLLNQPSLSYLLLSQNNFSGQIASTICNLKTLGILDLRSNNLEGTIPQCLGEMSENLSILDLSNNSLSGTINTTFRIGSNLMVISLHGNKLTGKVPRSLINCNYLILLDLGNNQLNDTFPNWLGDLPFLQILSLRSNKLYGPIKSIGNRNFFAQLQIIDLSSNGFSGNLPESFFGNLQAMKIIDENTRTPQYVSDVYDRYYQYVMTTTTKGHDYDSVRILSSNMIIDFSRNRFEGHIPNIIGDLVGLRTLNLSHNVLEGRIPASLQHLSVLESLDLSSNKIGGEIPPQLASLTFLEVFNLSHNHLVGCIPKGKQFDTFENSSYQGNDGLHGLPLSKHCGSDDRVAQATTPAELDQEEEEDSPVISWQAVLMGYGCGLVIGLSVIYIMLSTQYPAWFSRMVVQLEHRITTRMKKHKKRY, from the coding sequence ATGGGTTGTGTAAAACTTGTATTTTTTATGCTATATCCCTTTCTCTGTCAACTTGTTTTCTCCTCATACTTACCTCATTTGTGCCCCAAAGATCAAGCTCTTGCCCTTCTACAATTCAAGCACATGTTTACCATTAATCCTAATGTTTCTGATTATTGTTTCGACATAACATACGAAACGATTCAGTCAAGAAATCTTTTATGGAACAAGAGCACAGATTGTTGTTCATGGAATGGAGTTCATTGTGATGACACAACAGGACAAGTGATTGAGCTTGATCTCAGTTGCCGCCAACTTCAAGGCAAGTTTCATTCCAATAGTAGCCTCTTTCAACTCTCAAATCTCAAGAGGCTTAATTTGTCGTATAATGATTTCTCTGGATCGATCATTTCACCTAAATTTGGTGAGTTCTCTAGCTTGACGCATCTTGATTTGTCAAGTTCAAGATTTACGGGTGTAATCCCAGTAGAAATCTCTCATCTTTCTAAATTACACATTcttcatattaatttctatGAGCTTAGTTTTGGGCCTAACAATTTTGAACTGCTCCTTAAGAACTTGACCCAATTAAGAGAGCTTGACCTTGATTCTGTGAACCTCTCTTCCACCATTCCTCTAAATTTCTCTTCTTATTTAACATCTCTAAAACTTTCAAGCACCCAGTTACGTGGGGTATTGCCCGAAAGAGTTTTCCACCTCTCCGACTTAGAATCCCTTGAATTATCATACAATCCCCAGCTCACTGTTGGGTTTCCTACAACCAAATGGAATAGCAGTGCATCACTCAAGAAGTTATATCTCAGTGGTGTGAATTTTACTGGTAGGATACCTGAATCATTCAGCCATCTAACTTCACTTCATGAGTTGGACATGAGTTATTCTAATCTCTCAGGGCTCATTCTTAAACCTCTATGGAATCTCACCAACATAGAGTTTTTGTACCTTGAACATAACTATCTTGAAGGACCAATTTCCCAGTTCTCGAGATTTGGAAAGCTCAGGGAGTTAATACTTGGAAATAACAGCTTCGATGGCCAACTTGAGTTCTTATCCTTCAATAGAAGCTGGACACAACTTGAAGAGCTAGAAATTTTGTCCAATTACCTAACTGGTCCAATTCCATCCAACGTAAGTGGACTGCAAAACCTACAATTCCTCGACTTTTCATCAAACTACTTGAATGGGACTATACCTTCCTGGATATTCTCCCTTTCTTCACTGAGAGCGTTATACTTGAGAAATAACACTTTCAGTGGAAAAATTCAGGAGTTCAAGTCCAAAATTTTGTCTGTGGTTGCTCTAAACCAAAATCAGCTGCAAGGTCCTATACCAAATTCACTACTAAACCAGCCAAGCTTATCATATCTTCTCCTTTCGCAAAACAATTTCAGTGGACAGATTGCTTCAACTATCTGCAATCTGAAAACACTGGGAATACTAGATTTGAGAAGCAATAATTTGGAGGGAACAATCCCACAATGTTTGGGTGAGATGAGTGAAAACCTTTCGATTTTGGATTTGAGCAACAACAGCCTTAGTGGGACAATTAATACAACTTTTAGGATTGGAAGCAATCTCATGGTCATTAGCTTGCATGGGAATAAGCTAACGGGGAAAGTCCCACGATCGTTGATCAATTGCAATTATTTGATACTTCTTGATCTAGGTAACAATCAGTTGAATGACACATTTCCAAACTGGTTGGGAGACCTACCTTTTTTGCAAATTTTAAGCTTGAGATCAAATAAGTTGTATGGTCCCATAAAATCTATAGGGAATAGAAACTTCTTTGCACAGCTTCAAATTATAGATCTATCATCCAATGGATTTAGTGGGAATTTACCAGAAAGTTTCTTTGGGAATTTGCAAGCCATGAAGATAATTGATGAGAATACAAGAACCCCACAGTATGTTTCTGATGTGTATGATCGTTATTATCAATATGTGATGACAACTACAACAAAGGGGCATGATTATGATTCCGTTCGAATTTTGTCTTCTAACATGATTATCGATTTCTCAAGGAACAGATTTGAAGGTCATATTCCAAACATTATTGGAGATCTTGTTGGACTTCGTACGTTGAACTTATCTCATAATGTCTTGGAAGGTCGAATACCAGCATCACTGCAGCATTTATCTGTACTTGAATCATTGGATCTCTCTTCCAACAAAATAGGCGGTGAAATTCCACCACAACTTGCATCTCTCACATTTCTTGAAGTTTTTAATCTCTCTCACAATCATCTTGTTGGATGCATCCCCAAAGGAAAACAATTTGATACGTTTGAGAATAGTTCATACCAAGGAAATGATGGGTTACATGGATTGCCACTCTCAAAACATTGTGGCAGTGATGATAGGGTAGCTCAAGCGACAACTCCAGCTGAGCTagatcaagaagaagaagaagattcaCCGGTGATCAGTTGGCAGGCGGTTCTAATGGGTTATGGTTGTGGACTTGTTATTGGATTGTCCGTAATATACATAATGTTGTCAACTCAATATCCAGCATGGTTTTCGAGGATGGTTGTACAATTGGAGCACAGAATTACTACGAGAATGAAAAAGCACAAGAAAAGATATTAG